Proteins encoded together in one Arcobacter sp. LA11 window:
- a CDS encoding cupin domain-containing protein has protein sequence MKKENIFENILIDKIDEQFIEIVKNEKVRIERIVSNGQSSPKDFWYEQEENEFVLLLKGSAILEFENKQVPLIEGEYINIKAFTKHRVKYTSKTEPTVWLAIFYK, from the coding sequence ATGAAAAAAGAAAATATCTTTGAAAATATTTTAATAGATAAAATAGATGAACAGTTTATAGAGATAGTTAAAAATGAAAAAGTAAGAATAGAAAGAATTGTATCGAATGGACAATCAAGTCCAAAAGATTTTTGGTATGAGCAAGAGGAAAATGAATTTGTGCTTTTATTAAAAGGTTCGGCAATATTGGAGTTTGAAAATAAACAAGTACCTTTGATAGAAGGTGAGTATATAAATATAAAAGCTTTTACAAAACATAGAGTAAAATACACTTCTAAAACAGAACCAACTGTGTGGCTTGCAATATTTTATAAATAA
- a CDS encoding MOSC domain-containing protein → MVIRIKDIFCGQKQDIDDGRKEYQSSYKKIDLKKQNYYINELGFQDDTQSDKGHHGGVDKAVCVYPLKSYEFFKQKYDFDLDICSFGENLSIEEFDDTDICLGDVFSCGEVLFEVSQPRQPCWKISSIVGIKSLTSLLVKEYKTGFYFRVIQSGSIKKGDSLILEERKYPKITIEFINKCAFNAKENQENIKEILESKSLADAYRTSLLKRYENKENGLQDWQKDNF, encoded by the coding sequence ATGGTAATAAGAATAAAAGATATATTTTGTGGTCAGAAGCAAGATATAGATGATGGAAGAAAAGAGTATCAATCTTCATATAAAAAAATTGATTTAAAAAAACAGAACTACTATATAAACGAATTAGGTTTTCAAGATGATACACAAAGTGATAAAGGACATCACGGTGGTGTTGATAAAGCAGTTTGTGTTTATCCTTTAAAATCATATGAGTTTTTTAAACAGAAATATGATTTTGATTTAGATATTTGCTCTTTTGGTGAGAATCTTAGTATTGAAGAGTTTGATGATACGGATATTTGCTTAGGAGATGTCTTTAGCTGTGGAGAAGTGTTATTTGAGGTTTCACAACCTAGACAGCCTTGTTGGAAGATATCATCTATTGTTGGTATTAAGTCTTTAACTTCATTGCTTGTAAAAGAGTATAAAACAGGTTTTTATTTTAGAGTCATACAAAGTGGTTCTATAAAAAAAGGTGATTCTTTAATTTTAGAGGAAAGAAAATACCCAAAAATCACTATTGAGTTTATAAATAAATGTGCTTTTAATGCCAAAGAAAATCAAGAGAATATAAAAGAGATACTAGAATCAAAAAGTTTAGCTGATGCATATAGAACCTCTTTACTAAAAAGATATGAAAATAAAGAAAATGGTTTGCAAGATTGGCAAAAAGACAACTTCTAA
- a CDS encoding NAD(P)/FAD-dependent oxidoreductase, giving the protein MKIAIIGAGAAGLMAGITAKRLNKNLDIDIFDINSGIGKKILASGNGRCNISNTTVTKENFIGENPSFVEYALKQFDFKAFEKFCKSIGLLLDIKETCKVYPLSNEAKSVVTLLDSAVKSLGINLILETRVEDIVKQEDKFIVKSSNKEFKNYDKVLISSGLKAAPQLNATEDGMNIAEKLGHSCNPTYPSLVGLHTDFEYNNRMQGVKKEAEVTLYIDGQKENSIQGDVLFTKYGVSGFAILDISQYAVYPLSLYQDVQIAINLFPNINRNELLSMCENLFKNLPNEKTVVLLTGIVSNKLAPILLDVCKIDKESLAKNINAKQIRGLVNILINWRFKITDTQGFKHAEASGGGVRTDEVDSKTYESKKCKGLYLAGEVLDLVGHRGGYNLQYAWASGYVVGKSISK; this is encoded by the coding sequence TTGAAAATAGCAATTATTGGAGCAGGTGCAGCTGGACTTATGGCTGGTATAACTGCAAAAAGATTAAATAAAAATCTAGATATAGACATCTTTGATATAAATAGTGGTATAGGAAAAAAGATATTAGCTTCAGGTAATGGAAGATGTAATATATCAAATACAACTGTAACAAAAGAGAATTTTATAGGTGAAAATCCAAGCTTTGTAGAGTATGCTTTAAAACAGTTTGATTTTAAAGCTTTCGAAAAGTTTTGTAAAAGTATTGGATTGTTACTTGATATCAAAGAGACTTGTAAAGTTTACCCTTTATCAAATGAAGCAAAATCAGTTGTGACTTTATTAGATAGTGCAGTAAAAAGTTTAGGAATAAACCTAATACTTGAAACAAGAGTAGAAGATATAGTAAAACAAGAAGATAAGTTTATAGTAAAAAGTAGTAATAAAGAGTTTAAAAACTATGATAAAGTACTAATAAGCTCAGGACTAAAAGCAGCTCCACAACTAAATGCCACAGAAGATGGTATGAATATAGCTGAAAAACTAGGACATTCATGTAATCCAACATATCCATCTCTTGTAGGTCTTCATACAGATTTTGAATATAACAATAGAATGCAAGGTGTGAAAAAAGAAGCTGAGGTTACTTTATATATAGATGGACAAAAAGAGAATAGTATACAAGGTGATGTACTATTTACAAAATACGGAGTATCAGGTTTTGCAATTTTAGATATCTCACAATATGCAGTATATCCACTATCGCTATATCAAGATGTACAAATAGCAATAAACCTTTTTCCAAATATAAATAGAAACGAACTTCTATCAATGTGTGAGAATCTTTTCAAAAACTTACCAAATGAAAAAACAGTAGTACTTCTAACGGGAATAGTATCAAATAAACTAGCCCCAATATTACTAGATGTATGCAAAATAGATAAAGAAAGCTTAGCAAAAAATATAAATGCAAAACAAATAAGAGGCTTAGTAAATATTTTAATAAACTGGCGATTTAAAATCACAGATACTCAAGGTTTTAAACATGCAGAAGCTAGTGGCGGTGGAGTAAGAACTGATGAGGTAGACTCTAAGACTTATGAGAGTAAAAAATGCAAAGGATTGTATTTAGCTGGAGAGGTTTTAGATTTAGTAGGTCACAGAGGTGGATATAATCTACAATATGCATGGGCAAGTGGATACGTAGTAGGAAAAAGTATCTCGAAATAA